Below is a window of Fundulus heteroclitus isolate FHET01 unplaced genomic scaffold, MU-UCD_Fhet_4.1 scaffold_54, whole genome shotgun sequence DNA.
CTGACTACAATTATGACTTCACGTACCAAATCCAGACTCTAATCAGTTCACTTTTCATGTTGATCTGTGATGATCTGTATTGTATTAAAAATATCACCCCATCACTATGGAGCACCTTCGGGGCATAATAGATCAGCAGAACGTATCTCTCAAAGAAGCAGTTCTCCTCCCAAACAGATGGTGGCAGCAATAATGCTCTCTAATGGAATGTCATTCATTAACACAGTTATAATGAATGAAGTAGTTTTGGTTCTCAAGATCAGAGATGTCAAATAACAAAGTACGAATACTGTGTTAACTTATGTAGGTAGAAGTTTTGGTTATCTATACTTTAGTGGAGTTATTTCTTTTCAGCCTACTTTGTACTTCTCAAATATGGTCGAGCTCACCACACCACTTACATTTTCATGCAgttatctgtactttctactctttacattttgaaaatagtctcatctattggttgttccaCACGCCAGTGATTGTGACACGCTCATGTAACACCAATGTGTGCGCTCACGGCTGACTAGTTTCCTATTTtggctgcgcatgtgcacttctagtgtttatgtttcCAGTTAGCTTTGGTctcagccattcattgtagctccaccgatctcaccgtatactttgaaaactgcagagagtcgcaagaagcaaaccgcgtacAAAGTTATGAGATAAAGAGGAATCCCttgtaagaaataaataaaaccagagtggatttgggagattctttcaagTGATCCCCCTGAGAAGCGTAAGGGCAGGTAAGAAGATCTTGGGCATTCACAGTGAATCAAAAAAGTGACTTGGGCATTTCTTACATACATTTCCTGAAAAAAAGTCCACTACAAAGTAATTGACACAAATTTACTGAATTACATGGCTTTTATCCAGGTCTAAGCATTATAATTTCATCACCTAACTTAAATTTGTTCTTCAGATAACAGGAGGGATTGTTTACACTTGCAGATATGCTCACGGCATGTATGTTTGTGTAACGTGGTTTAGTGGAGCATcttcacattaaaaccacattcAATATAGCAAAGGTGTGCGGCATTGGTTCCAGGTATTGTTTGCTTTCTGTAAACTCACACCATTCTTTAATGTGTCACGACAAAATTACTGTAGGCAGCACAACATTTTGACCCATTTctgaaaagaataaacaaaagaaaaacgcACACTAGCTAAAGCTAGCGAAAAAGAATGACGCCCTTTTTGCACCAAATTTACCAGAGGGGCCAAGGTGgggacagtgttttttttttttttttttttataggggcacagaacaaaaaaatgaaacaataatggTTTAATAATGTTAAGtaagccacttgtggctctggaactgcatgTTTCAGACCCCggatctagcagatgaaaactgtgatcccagctcaatgcggctgaagctaaatgtgaaccaccttaatttttaaaatccttGTTAGAacaaaactgtataggtaaaaaataaaattggtcaaagtgaccaatcagttatggtttcttcgCCAGTGCATTAAATCctaagaagtgtatttaatgttatgtctttagtacaagggccataacaggggccaggaccatttctacagggccactggcccctgttggcccctgtctagcaCCGCCCCTGTTGGTACATAATGTTACTCTAGAAgagtaatttttttaacctcgtAATGTCATTTTCCGTACTTGGTGGGTGGGGAGATGTGTTTTGCCATTCAGCTCAAAGTAACCTAGTGATTTAGAAAGACATGTCTTGTTCCCATCCCAAATAGCAGATCAGAGCGCCAGTCACAACATTGTTGAACGATCTTTATTGGAGAAGCTGACAGCCCTCAAGAAATCTCCTTGTATTTACTGTAGCAGTACCACAAAGGCTGCAAAATGTATCATGTCATGGAACAAGCCAACCAGTGTTGCCAACATTTGCTATTTTATAGTAAAAATTAAAGCAGTTTAGTCACTGATTGCCACTATAAtatttcaagtatttttttaGGAGGTAACAAAGACCTTACGCGGCTCAATATAACAAGTTCACCTTGCTAACTCTAGAAATAAATattctattgttttattgtaatgcTGCTGAAACTAAATGTATATTGATCAAATATCTTAAGCTCATGTAAAATAGCACCAAGTCATTTATTACCGCATGGCATTGATTTCAGCCTGAATACACGCACTTGATACAATTACAGTAGGTGTTATTATTCATTAATGTGCTTGTTTTACTTTGGTTGCAATAGCAGTTCCCCAATAATATCAGATTCTAAATCTAGAGCCATAGTCTTTCACCAAGCTCCAGTATAACATATTGCGAAaaagttgttatttttgcaAAGTTTAGATAAATATAAACTTAGGATACCTTTATGGTGCAAACGTGTGTCTTCAAGATTTCTAGTGTGACCTTTAAGGTGTGTACTCACTCATGGGGTCAGCAGCAGGGTTCTCACAAAGCTCAGTCTTAGCCTCGCCGTTGGGCCGCTCACTGGGTTTCTGGGACAGACGGGATGACATTGTGGCAGCGGTGACCACAGCCTTGAAGCTACGCTTCCTCTTCTGCACGTTCAGCTCAGGGTGGAAGATAATGATGTACACCTTGGGCATGTAGAGCATGCCCAGCGCGACTGAGGCACTGAGGTTCATGGAGACGGTCAGGGTGGTTGTCTGAATGTACAGCTGGAAGGAAGAACAGACAAGAGTAGCATACATAAACAAAATACCTGGTACTGCTTAGTGAAGTTTGTAACATTTGAATAGCTGCTTTTAGAGGTAGTTGGATGTATCAGAGTTAAATCTTTCTATAaaaagtgggggaggggcaaaacaaaacaacaaggaTTGATGCATATCTGCAGTATCATTGCTGAGTACCTCAAAGAGGCAAATTTCAAAAACAGCATTCAGCACTTCACAAAACGTGTTCATGGAGGAGGCACAGCATCACAGTAAAGAATCTGCACAGTCGTTCAGTAGTGTGTCGTTGGTTTTACTGCTTTCTGAACTATACaagtgcatctcaataaatatGAACATGTTCAAAAGTTGAATTTATATCAGTAGCTCAATTGAAATGATAAAACCCATAtgttatatagattcattacacctTTTTAGTCTACACCTTGTGCACCAAACTCTTCAATGGTGTTTATTTCAATCTCACCTCAAGATTTCAGTTATCATTGTCCACCTTTGCAAATGTATCTCTTCatcttttttcatttcattgttttcctttcaataaactgtgtGATAACATACTTGGACACAACATTCTGTGaccagccagcttctttagcaatgactaTTCGTTGGTTAACCTCATTTTGGAAGGTGTCAATAGCGTGAGACTACCGTCAAATTCACAGTCTTCCCAGTGATCGTGAAAGTCATAGcataacataacatttaaaaCCTGTTGGTCCCCCACTATATTATAATTTTCTGCTAAATTGAACTTAAGGCTTTTATTAGCTGAGagccataattatcaaaattaacagaatcAAACACTTGAACTGCATCAATCTaagtgtaatgaatctatataatgaGTTTCATTTCTAAATTGGATTACTCAatcaaattaactttttgatgATTTTCTCATTTATGGGTGTGCACCTGCAAATAAGGGACTATTTTTGATGGCATACAAATGTTATACTTGttataaatgtcagtttttttatgCCCTGTGATGGTTATTACTTGTGTGTGACATGGGAGCAGTGATGCGTTCAGTGGAGATGCAGAAGCCTTTATTAAAGCCTGACCTGCAGCTACTCACTCACGACTGAGAAGACTGAGGGCTTTAAAAGCCAATAGCTGTAGCATTGCCATGACTGTATCAAACATGCCCTTACATGACCTCTGTTGTCTTTCCTTTTGACTTTATTGGTGGACTACACCATCAGATAAAGATCCACTCCTTTCCTTTTTCTATGTTTTGCTTCGCTGCAGTGATTCCGCAACTAAGTTTTTGCTGCCGGCTGCATTTTAATGAATATTCTTGTGCAGtacaataaaatgctaaatctgACACTGTAAAGCTGAATCTGCAGCATATAGCAgttcaacatttgttttttttctctctctctgttttccaCACAATGGGTGCAGCAGTCTTGAAAACCACCCAACTGTTAATCAAAAACAGATTATTTATAAGGTTTCCAGTTTTGTGATATTGGAT
It encodes the following:
- the LOC118561040 gene encoding metabotropic glutamate receptor 7-like: MYATLVCSSFQLYIQTTTLTVSMNLSASVALGMLYMPKVYIIIFHPELNVQKRKRSFKAVVTAATMSSRLSQKPSERPNGEAKTELCENPAADPMSQATKKTYVSYNNLRI